In Mycobacteriales bacterium, the DNA window ACGACCGCGGAGCCGACCGGCGCGCCGAGGCCCTTGGAGAAGCAGACCGACAGCGTGTCGAACAGCCCGCCGTACGTCTCGAACGCCGTGCCGCTGGCAACGGCGGCGTTCCAGATGCGGGCGCCGTCGCAGTGCAACGCCGCGCCGTTGGCGGTCGCGACCTCGCGCAGCGCCTCGAGCGTGGAGAGCGGGTAGACGGCGCCGCCGCCGCGGTTGTGCGTCTGCTCGACGGCGATCGCCCGGGTGACGACGGTGCCGAGGCCCGGCGGGCGGACCTGCTCCGCGACCGCGGACGGCTCCAGCAGGCCGCGGGCGGAGACGATGGTGCGGGTCTGGATGCCACCGTGCTGGGCGGCGCCGCCGCCCTCGTACGACACGATGTGCGCGTCCGCGTCGAGCAGCAGCTCCTCGGCGGGCGGCACGAGCAGCCGGATCGCGAGCTGGTTGCCCATGGTGCCGCTCGGCACGAACAGTGCCGCCTCGTGCCCGAACATCCCCGCGACGCGCTCCTCGAGGCGTCGTACCGTCGGGTCCTCGCCGTAGACGTCGTCGCCGACGTCGGCCGCAACCATCGCGGCCCGCATGGCGTCGGTAGGACGGGTGACGGTGTCGCTGCGCAGGTCCACGAGGTTCACGGCTCTAAGGTAAACGAGCCTGAAGGAGGGCTCCCCAGTCATGTCCCGGTCCCGTGCGCGGGTCGGCGTCAGCGCCGACGCGTTCGTCGCGGTCGTGCGCGCCTACGCCGACCGCGTGCACGACGACGTCCGCCGTCTCGGCTGCTCCGCGGCCGAGGCCGCCGAGGTCGTCGAGGCGAGCGCGCTGTCCCTGGCCGAACGCCTCCGTACCCGCCCGCACGAGGTCCCGGACCTGGTCGGCGCGTGGTTCCGCGACGCGCGGCACTACGCCGACCGGATCGCCCGCGGCCGCGACGCGGAGCCGGAGGACCTGGAGGCCGGCGAGGGCATCGTGCGGCGGTCGGAGGACGACGCGGCGGCCCGCAACGCCCTGGCGCAGCTCGGCGAGCGGGACCGGGTGGCGTTGCTGCTGCGGGACGCGTACGACCTGCCGTACCTGTCCGCCGGCGTCGCGCTCGGCACCGACGCGGAGGTCGCCGGCTGCGTGGTGGCGCGGGCGCGGCTGCGGTTCCTGGCGCTGGCGGCCGGCGAGGCGCCGGCCGAGCCGGAGGGGCACGACGAGGAGCTCGCCACGACGGCCCGCCTCGCCGACGGCCAGCTCGCGCCGGAGGCGGTCGCCGCGGCCGAGCGGCACGTCGCGAAGTGCGCGACCTGCGGCCCGCTGCTCCCCGCGCTGCGGGAGGCGCGCCGCCTGCTGACCGGCCTCGCCATCCTCGCGATGAGCGACGCCGACCGCGACGCGCTCATCGCCCGCGCGGCGGCCGTCGCCGAGCGCGTCCTGCCCAGCGCCGAGGAGGTCGCCGCCGCCGTGGCGCGCCGCGACGCGCCGCCGCGCGTCGTGCCGCTGACCGCCGTCGCCGCCAGCCTCGGCGGCGCCCTCGTCGCGGGCGTGCTCGTCGCGCTCGCCACCGGCAGCGGCCCCACCAGCCCGGCCCGCGC includes these proteins:
- a CDS encoding GntG family PLP-dependent aldolase; translation: MNLVDLRSDTVTRPTDAMRAAMVAADVGDDVYGEDPTVRRLEERVAGMFGHEAALFVPSGTMGNQLAIRLLVPPAEELLLDADAHIVSYEGGGAAQHGGIQTRTIVSARGLLEPSAVAEQVRPPGLGTVVTRAIAVEQTHNRGGGAVYPLSTLEALREVATANGAALHCDGARIWNAAVASGTAFETYGGLFDTLSVCFSKGLGAPVGSAVVGSAAVLAEGRAVRRRLGGGMRQAGILAAACLHALDHHVERLADDHARAQRIAAACADLAPDTVDPTLVETTIVSLDLTKHALDGAAFAARAREEGLLVSVVGARRVRMVLHLDADDAAVDAAIAALRRVL